GAAAACCTTGGTCAGGTGGTCGCGACCACGGTGGAAGGCGGTGTCAGCCCGTTATGCCAGCACGCCGCCAACTGCGTCGAATGCCATGATGTCCATGCCGTGCGCATGAATACGTTGCCGGATGGGCGGCATGTGTTGCGGATGCCGCTGACGGATACCGACAAGCGTTTCGGCATCCTGGCGGTGGATGTACCCGCCGGAAGTAGCGCCGAACGCTGGCAAATCCAGTTGCTGGAAGCACTGTCACGCCACATCGGCATCACCATCGCTTCCGAGCAGCGCATTGAACAGCACCGCCGGGTTTCCCTGCTGGAAGAGCGCGCCGTCATCGCCCGCGAGTTGCACGATTCCCTAGCACAATCGCTGGCTTACATGAAAATCCAGGTCAGCCGCCTGCGCACTGCGCTCAAGTCTCCGGAAGAAGGTGAGGAAATTGCCGAGGCGCTGGAAGATTTGCGCGAGGGGCTGAACAGCTCCTACCAGCAATTGCGCGAACTGCTGTCCACTTTCCGTCTGCGCATGGAAGACGCCGATCTTGGCATGGCGCTGGCGCAAACCACGACCGAATTTGCCGAACGTGGCAATTTACCAATTACTCTCGACGCCAATCTGGACAGCATCAGCCTGACGCCCAATGAAGAAATCCATGTGTTGCAAATTGTGCGCGAAGCCCTTTCCAACGTCCTCAAACATGCCAAAGCCAGCCATGCCTGGGTAACGGTACATGGGCAACCTGACCACAGGTTGCGCCTGCAAATTACCGATGATGGCATCGGTATCCAGAAAACTGCGTCTATCCACCATTACGGCGTGGCGATCATGAACGAACGCGCCCGCGCCCTCAAAGGCACGCTACAATTTTTCCCACGGATCGGCGGAGGAACCTGCGTGCAGCTCGACTTTACCCCGGCCAATACCCATCATTTTGCGCCTGACCCAAGGATTGCCCATGCCGCCTGACAC
The sequence above is drawn from the Thiothrix nivea DSM 5205 genome and encodes:
- a CDS encoding histidine kinase — translated: MKADSPVPWSILLARDIWHKLKNSLLVQLGGMIAAITLLALAGMSVSWRVAETIQGNGEAINIAGSLRMQSWRMASFHQRLLQDDTRDYRETLQEAITRFEHDLVSEPILAIVPDDDDVPLRQVYQEVETRWLTRVKPALLPKPEAIGQLAVLDEIPVFVDRINDLVKQMEETVEAKILFLRIILATTIVGTLLVVMLSIYLLNNILFAPLKSLLGLTEHIRQGDLTARTHLTGEDEIGQLGQAFNRMAEDLAKLYQNLETRVEQKTAELTRSNRSLDLLYRSITRLHGISPDREVFQNVLRDAETVLGLGHGTICLKGDTENLGQVVATTVEGGVSPLCQHAANCVECHDVHAVRMNTLPDGRHVLRMPLTDTDKRFGILAVDVPAGSSAERWQIQLLEALSRHIGITIASEQRIEQHRRVSLLEERAVIARELHDSLAQSLAYMKIQVSRLRTALKSPEEGEEIAEALEDLREGLNSSYQQLRELLSTFRLRMEDADLGMALAQTTTEFAERGNLPITLDANLDSISLTPNEEIHVLQIVREALSNVLKHAKASHAWVTVHGQPDHRLRLQITDDGIGIQKTASIHHYGVAIMNERARALKGTLQFFPRIGGGTCVQLDFTPANTHHFAPDPRIAHAA